One genomic window of Gemmatimonadales bacterium includes the following:
- a CDS encoding dihydrodipicolinate reductase C-terminal domain-containing protein — protein sequence MRLALFGLGGMGGLVERRAREAGHEIAATFTDRDAGRGWKEIAAVLRGSDAAVDFSAAAAVPDHVRACVEAGVPLVEGTTGWQAQLAEVRGVVERGQGALVYGANFSIGVNLFYRVVAAAAAEYARDPAYAPFLEEAHHARKQDAPSGTALKLRDLVARAYGGRDLAVASTRAGHIPGTHRVGFDGPADQVTLTHEARSREGFAAGALLAARWIALSGRRGVFEFAEVLDAILDAGKEKGR from the coding sequence ATGAGGCTGGCGCTGTTCGGACTCGGCGGCATGGGCGGCCTGGTGGAGCGGCGGGCGCGCGAGGCGGGGCACGAGATCGCGGCCACCTTCACCGACCGGGACGCCGGGCGCGGCTGGAAGGAGATCGCGGCGGTGCTCCGCGGCAGCGACGCGGCCGTGGATTTCTCGGCGGCGGCCGCGGTGCCGGATCACGTGCGCGCGTGCGTCGAGGCGGGCGTGCCGCTGGTCGAGGGGACGACGGGCTGGCAGGCGCAGCTGGCCGAGGTGCGCGGCGTCGTGGAGCGCGGCCAGGGCGCGCTGGTCTACGGCGCCAACTTCTCGATCGGCGTGAACCTGTTCTACCGCGTCGTCGCGGCGGCGGCGGCGGAGTACGCCCGCGATCCCGCGTACGCGCCGTTCCTGGAAGAGGCGCACCACGCGCGCAAGCAGGATGCGCCGTCGGGGACGGCACTCAAGCTCCGCGACCTGGTGGCGCGCGCCTACGGCGGCCGGGACCTCGCGGTCGCCAGCACTCGCGCCGGGCACATCCCGGGCACGCACCGGGTCGGATTCGACGGCCCGGCGGACCAGGTCACGCTCACCCACGAGGCGCGCTCGCGGGAGGGGTTCGCCGCGGGCGCGCTGCTCGCCGCCCGGTGGATCGCTCTGTCCGGGCGCCGCGGCGTCTTCGAGTTCGCCGAGGTTCTCGATGCGATCCTCGACGCGGGGAAGGAGAAGGGACGATGA
- the dapA gene encoding 4-hydroxy-tetrahydrodipicolinate synthase — protein MTTTLDWMRGCATALVTPFKADGAVDLPRMRSLVERQIAGGVKLLVPCGTTGERATMSDEEGRQVVAATIEVARGRARVVAGAGSNNTAHAIEQAREAAALGADGVLIVAPYYNKPTQEGLLAHFGAVAKAVAPLPVMMYNVPGRTASNIQAATALKLAREVPNIVAIKEASGDFAQIMAILRERPAGFRVLSGDDAVTLPLMALGADGIVSVASNEAPDLMSRLADLALAGKWDEARALHYRLLPLMEVNFVESSPGPVKAAMTMMGLLEEHFRLPLVPIKEASRTRVREVLSTLSLLGQRSHAAA, from the coding sequence ATGACGACCACGCTGGACTGGATGCGGGGATGCGCGACGGCCCTGGTGACGCCCTTCAAGGCGGACGGCGCGGTGGACCTGCCGCGCATGCGCTCGCTGGTGGAGCGTCAGATCGCGGGCGGCGTGAAGCTCCTGGTGCCATGCGGCACCACCGGCGAGCGGGCCACAATGAGCGACGAGGAAGGCCGCCAGGTCGTGGCCGCCACGATCGAGGTGGCCCGGGGCCGGGCGCGCGTCGTGGCCGGGGCGGGCAGCAACAACACGGCCCACGCCATCGAGCAGGCCCGCGAGGCTGCGGCCCTCGGCGCCGACGGCGTCCTGATCGTGGCGCCCTACTACAACAAGCCCACGCAGGAGGGCCTGCTCGCGCACTTCGGCGCCGTGGCGAAGGCGGTCGCGCCCCTGCCGGTGATGATGTACAACGTGCCCGGACGCACCGCGTCGAACATCCAGGCCGCCACGGCGCTCAAGCTCGCCCGCGAGGTGCCGAACATCGTCGCGATCAAGGAGGCGTCCGGGGACTTCGCGCAGATCATGGCCATCCTCCGCGAGCGGCCGGCCGGCTTCCGCGTTCTCTCGGGCGACGACGCCGTGACCCTGCCGCTGATGGCCCTGGGCGCCGACGGCATCGTCTCGGTGGCCTCCAACGAGGCGCCCGACCTGATGTCCCGCCTGGCCGACCTCGCGCTGGCCGGCAAGTGGGACGAGGCGCGCGCGCTGCACTACCGGCTGCTGCCCCTGATGGAAGTGAACTTCGTCGAGTCCAGCCCCGGCCCCGTGAAGGCGGCGATGACCATGATGGGCCTGCTCGAGGAGCACTTCCGCCTGCCCCTGGTCCCGATCAAGGAGGCGAGCCGGACCCGGGTGCGCGAGGTGCTGAGCACGCTGTCGCTCCTCGGCCAGAGGTCGCATGCCGCTGCGTGA
- a CDS encoding 2,3,4,5-tetrahydropyridine-2,6-dicarboxylate N-succinyltransferase — MPLRELVEALVAKRPATFDWSDRSLFDEFRAALGRGEIRAAEPVDGGWRVNLWVKEAILLGFRMGTLVEMSDGPTLRFFDKDTYPVKPLVVRDAVRVVPGGSAVRDGAYVAPGVVCMPPMYVNVGAYVDEGTMIDSHALVGSCAQIGKRVHLSAAAQIGGVLEPAGALPVIIEDDVLVGGGCGVYEGTIVHRGAVLAAGTILTGSTPVYDLVHRTVYRRSGQAPLEIPADAVVVPGTRPAAGEGAAAMGVALYAPIIVKYRDQKTSAATALEEALR; from the coding sequence ATGCCGCTGCGTGAGCTGGTCGAAGCCCTGGTGGCGAAGCGGCCGGCGACCTTCGACTGGTCCGATCGCTCGCTGTTCGACGAATTCCGGGCCGCCCTGGGACGCGGCGAGATTCGGGCGGCGGAGCCCGTGGACGGCGGCTGGCGCGTCAATCTCTGGGTGAAGGAGGCCATCCTGCTCGGCTTCCGGATGGGCACGCTGGTCGAGATGTCCGACGGCCCCACCCTGCGCTTCTTCGACAAGGACACCTACCCGGTCAAGCCGCTGGTGGTGCGCGACGCCGTCCGCGTCGTGCCGGGCGGATCGGCCGTCCGGGACGGGGCGTACGTGGCGCCGGGCGTGGTGTGCATGCCGCCGATGTACGTCAACGTCGGCGCGTACGTGGACGAGGGAACGATGATCGACAGCCACGCGCTGGTGGGCTCGTGCGCGCAGATCGGGAAGCGCGTGCACCTCTCGGCCGCGGCCCAGATCGGCGGCGTGCTCGAGCCGGCAGGCGCGCTGCCGGTGATCATCGAGGACGACGTGCTGGTGGGCGGCGGATGCGGCGTCTACGAGGGGACCATCGTGCACCGGGGCGCCGTGCTGGCCGCGGGGACGATTCTCACCGGGTCCACGCCCGTCTACGATCTGGTGCACCGGACCGTCTACCGCCGCAGCGGCCAGGCGCCGCTCGAGATCCCGGCCGACGCCGTCGTGGTGCCCGGCACGCGTCCGGCGGCGGGCGAAGGGGCGGCGGCCATGGGCGTGGCGCTCTACGCCCCGATCATCGTCAAGTACCGCGACCAGAAGACGTCGGCGGCCACGGCCCTGGAGGAGGCGCTGCGGTGA
- the asd gene encoding aspartate-semialdehyde dehydrogenase: MTIRVGVLGATGAVGQRFVQLLDGHPWFDLVAVAASERSAGKCYGEACSWKLDVPMPDAARDLVVEPVEPRLECDVVFSALDAAVAGPVEEAFAAAGYAVLSNARSHRMADDVPLLVPEVNPGHTALIPVQRKRRGWRGFIATNPNCATATLVLALAPLERRFGLKAVAVTTLQAISGAGYPGLPSLDIVGNVIPFIQGEEEKIERETRKILGTMSGERVAPHPVIVSATTTRVPVVDGHTASVFATLGADPGLDAVREALRAFQSVPQERHLPSAPAHPTLLVDEDDRPQPRLDVNRERGMASVVGRVRRCNLLGYKFIVLGHNTIRGAAGASLLNAELLQSEGLLSR; encoded by the coding sequence GTGACTATTCGCGTGGGCGTGCTCGGCGCGACCGGCGCCGTCGGCCAGCGGTTCGTGCAGCTGCTCGACGGTCATCCGTGGTTCGACCTCGTCGCCGTCGCCGCCTCGGAGCGCTCCGCGGGGAAGTGCTACGGCGAGGCGTGCAGCTGGAAGCTCGACGTCCCGATGCCCGACGCGGCGCGCGACCTCGTCGTCGAGCCGGTGGAGCCCCGGCTCGAGTGCGACGTCGTCTTCTCGGCCCTCGACGCCGCCGTCGCCGGTCCCGTCGAGGAGGCGTTCGCCGCCGCCGGCTACGCCGTGCTGAGCAACGCCCGCAGTCACCGCATGGCGGACGACGTCCCGCTGCTCGTGCCGGAGGTGAACCCCGGCCATACGGCGCTCATTCCGGTCCAGAGGAAGCGGCGCGGCTGGCGAGGCTTCATCGCCACCAACCCCAACTGCGCGACCGCCACGCTGGTGCTCGCGCTGGCGCCGCTGGAACGGCGCTTCGGCCTCAAGGCCGTCGCCGTCACGACGCTCCAGGCCATTTCGGGCGCCGGATACCCGGGGCTGCCCTCGCTGGACATCGTGGGGAACGTCATACCGTTCATCCAGGGCGAGGAGGAGAAGATCGAGCGGGAGACCCGGAAGATCCTCGGCACCATGAGCGGCGAGCGGGTAGCCCCGCATCCGGTCATCGTCAGCGCCACGACGACGCGCGTGCCGGTCGTGGACGGCCACACCGCTTCGGTGTTCGCGACCCTCGGCGCCGATCCGGGCCTCGACGCGGTGCGCGAGGCGCTCCGCGCCTTCCAGAGCGTGCCCCAGGAACGTCACCTGCCGAGCGCGCCGGCTCACCCGACGCTGCTCGTGGACGAGGATGACCGCCCGCAGCCCCGCCTCGACGTCAACCGGGAGCGTGGGATGGCCTCCGTCGTGGGACGGGTGCGCCGCTGCAACCTCCTCGGATACAAGTTCATCGTCCTCGGGCACAACACCATCCGCGGCGCCGCCGGCGCCTCGCTTCTCAACGCCGAGCTGCTCCAGTCCGAGGGCCTGCTGTCCCGGTAG